caaattatattataatttgaTATGGTTTATGGACACTCATTTTTCAAATGTCAAAAGCTCTGGGATTGTTAGGAATTGTACTTTAGTCTGATAATATGCCATGTTATGAATGTATGCACAGTTATTAAGGAAATGGTAAGTATCTAGCTTTgcactttgaatttttattatgcACATCTTTCTACTATTCATCAAAATATTTGATTAGGAGGAATGGGGACGTGATAAATAACTAGCTTAGAGGGACTTCACAAATCTGATATTAAAACACTTAAAGGTTAATActaactctctgtgcctcaaaaaaaaagacttctggtGAAGGATGAttagaaaaaacaaggaaagtgagATAACTATGAAAAACGTGACTTAtgggaaagtaaaaagaaaataagaaacaaagaagaatgaCACCTATTTAATAGTGGGTCTGATCCTCTTGCATAAGAAGAGTTGCATTTCAATATTGTATACAGAGAAATAGTGAATCATGTCCATGGGCTTTTCTTCATCTGAACTAATTCCAAAATATACTTCAAATAATGGAGGACAAAAGTTTAGGTATAATGTACCAAATGCAAGGTAGCCCTGAAAAGTTACATTTCATATTGATAtacttgtgttttttattttatggatatctATGTTATTACCCAAATATAATTAATCAAGAGATATATAAATAGGTTACTCTAGAcattcatgggttttttttttctttttaaatacagtgCCTTAGTTTTATATCAGTTATGGAGTTTTAGAAGCCACTAGTCTccttttttatggaaaaaaatgtgatgtAAGGCATCAGTGACTTGTAGTGAGTTACATTCAAagcataataataatttctactAAGGGCAACTTGAGGATACACTAGCAGAGAACACTGGCCTCACTGCATAATTCTGCAGCTACAGGTTCTATGAATCTCTGGAGCTCTGCTGTCCTCTACTGGCCTGATGAGATAAGTGCCTGCCTCAAAGCTCTCGAGTTTCTTTGTATCAGTTTAGTTTCCTCCACAAACAAGATACTGGCACCTTAAAAATCCAATTTTCTTTGGTTTCGCTCACATGTAAATGGATCATAACTTGGATTATTGTCAGGTTaatttttcaacatattttagtgtcatacagaaagaaaaactcttTCAGCATCCTGTCTTTGTTCAAGAATGTTTGGGGCCCGTTGCAGTAAGTGGTTGGGAAAAAAAGGAGCTAAAATATAACACTGACAACAGATCACAGAATTCTGACAAACTGGCTCCaaggctttatatttttattggttggtgtgtgtgtgtgtaagtaattTTAGTGTacgtttttaaaaagtatagcaatttcactttccttttcctttattatgtCTTTAACTAACATACAATTCATGGATCCTTGATCATCTCCTCCTAATTAATCCTGTACTTCTTAGCAATATAGTTACTGTGTTTTTTCCCAATTGCATCCTGCCTAGGAAAAATGATGCATCATTGGAGTACTAAGTTTGAAATTCATAATCCAAGAGAAAGAGGTGAACTatataaatcagatttttttaaatgtcccacTTATATCCTGATATGGGATGGGCATGATGGGTTATAAGATTTATCAATATCACAGTGCATCAAACTTGTTAATAAACTAGCTTTCTGTATAAGAAGTAAAAgaaagtttttcaaaaaaaaaaatgggagcaCGAAAGGCGTGGCATAGCTGGAATTTAAGGTTCAAGCTTTGTATCCtctatatataatgtattatgtttttcaaaaactttttattaGGAAAGCTATACCAGACGCATAATCACTATACAATGATTAAACATTACCTTTACAATTTATAATCACTGAAATTACAGAATAAATATATGCACATTTCTTTTGAATctttgtgtgtgagagagaaaacattaaaagtgCTTCCTACAAAGCTGTTAGTGATATATACCCAgttgcttttttatgttttttatattttatatatatatatgtatatatatatatatatatatatatatatataagaaagtgCAGATGTTCTCCAAAAAATCTTGGCATCAGGATGAAGTGTCACAAAGAAGGTGTTCATACTAGGTGAGTGCCTACGGCTGTTAAACCACCAGGCCTCCACTTCAGTTGGCTCCATCCTGGAAGATGACTTTTCCCAGGGTTGGGGAGAGACGCTGTGAGCTGTACACTAGGGGTGAAGGGAAGGTGAAGCTATGGAGAGGATAGGAATGGATCGAACCCGAACTAATTAGATTGGGTTGAACGGGAGTGGgggatgtgtttgtgtgtgtctgtgtgtgtgtgtgtgtgtgtgtgtgtgtgtgtgtatgtatgtacctaCACCAGAAGAAAGAGGCTGCAGGTGTAGGGACCTATGTGCAGAGATTTGTGATTTCCGTGTGGGTATGTGTGTAAGAGAAAAACGAGTGGGTGAGAACGTTCGAGCAAgacccgccccctccctccccgccttgCAGTTTCCAGGCATGCAGCAAACTGCATTATTAATACATGTACAGAATCTGTGCCATGAGGGCAAGAGGAACGAAAGCCACAAATGTCAATTTGTTTTCCCCCCTCCCTGTCAAAACTAcaactaaaaacaaaagttactgaaaagaaaaagacacatcgAATTTTACTTAATTAGGATCAATACAACGATCCCTAATATACCTTATACATGGCACAGTCAAAGTCTCAAGTtccagtataaaaaaataataacatttgctGGCAAAAGTCTGCGAAGGCACTTCATTGATTAATGATCTGAGTATGGCCCTTCCTCCGAATCATATCTGAGTGGGGAGAGCATACATCTGTATTTTCTAGTTATCATGCGGTTTCAGTTCTGTTCAGGGCAGGGAAGTTTGTGAGAATGGAGTTATTGGGACAAGTATAAAGGGAGCAAgggatatattttttctttttattttcttttgaaaaaaaaaccactaatttatttttctttttctgttagaaCCTATATGTTGTCTTCTCCAGGACTTCGAGGTAATCCGGCTTGGTTTGAAGTTTGGCCCTTAACTCGAGGTAATCACTTTTTTGGGTTTGGTGGTCTGTGAAGCCCTTTCCAGCCGAGAAGAGAAGGGTTTCTTTGAGCCTGGCGTCCTGCTGTAAGTCTGGGTATTGCATGCCAGGAGGGTGGACGTGCAGTTCCTTTAATTTGGGCACTGTGCCATAGAGACAGTCCACAAACCCCACTGTGCAGGGGGCTGGTGGCGGCCTCTCTCGGTCTAGTAGCGTACTGCCACCACCACAGCCTCCCCCGGGGGGAAACAGCACCACCCCACCATTCTTCTCATGGTGGCGGAACCCAGCCAAGTCTCCCCCAGTTCCTGCAGCTACCCCTGACACCCCACCAGTGGCTGGGTGGTGAGTCTGAGGGTGATGATGATTCATGGTCACTATGGTGTTGAGCTGGGAGCTGGACACTGCCAAGGcccactccttttctttttctagcaatGTCCGGTAGTTGCTGTGGTTCTCCTTGGGTGTCTCAGCAAACTGCTCACTTCCTAGGAGAACCTCCCCCATTCCTGGGGGTTGTGTCCCAGGAGCCCCGCGTTCCGCACGCCCTGTCTCCTGGACTGATGAAAcggccacctcctcctcctcgcgAGGCTTGTAGATGGGGTTATTGCACATCTGAGTAACAGGGTGGGGTATGTACTCGTATACGTGACCCACAGGAGGGGCCTTCTCTGGGGAAGAAATAGCCGGTCGTCCCCCACCTCCACttccacctccaccacctccaccatccTCAAAAAGCCGGTGGCATTGCATCTGGATGCCAGTGAGGTCCACGCCTTCCTGCCGCTTGCTTCTAAAGGGCAGCTTCTTCCGGCGCCGGCGGAGGACAAAGGCAAAGAGGCCTGCCGCAACAAAGACTgctgaaaaaaacagaaccagCAGGCTGAGAATCAACACAGAAAGTGGCACAGGACCCCCAGGGGGAGAGAATTCATAAGGTGATGCACTTGTTGGCCCCCCAGCAAGGTGAGAATCTCCAGGCTGAGCTGGGGTTGCTCCAGCTGGCGCGATGTGCAGCATCTCTGGGCAGAGAACTTCCAGCTCGATAGTGCGCACGTCACGGTGGGTGAGGTTCTCAGGGCTCCTGCACAGGACATCACCCACCACACTGACTGAGCTGATGGTTTCGATCCACTGTTTGAAGGGAACCAGGTCACAGGTACAGTCCCAAGGATTCTCATTGAGGTCTATCTGGACAATGGCGTTCAAGTGTTCTAGGACACCAGCCACAGGAAGGTAGAGGAAGTAGTTCTTCCTCAAGTTGAGCCGAGCCAGAGATGTGCCTGCAAAGGCATCTGTTGGCAGGGTTCTCAGCAAGTTATTGTTGAGGAATAGCAGCTTCAAGTTGGGCATGAGGCTGAAGGCCGCAGGCTGGATTTCCCGGATGACATTGAACTCAAAATACAAGTAGTGTAGACTCTGTAGGCCTCGGAACATGCCTGGTGTCAGCTTCTCGATATCGTTGCCATTGAGAAAGAGGCTCTTTAGGTTAGGCAGGTTGATGAAAGCCCCATCCTGGACGTAAGAAATACGATTATTCCCTAGATGTAAGAGATCCAAGGAAGAGAAGTTCCAAAAATCAGAACGGTATATTTTCTGAATCAGATTACTACTCAGATACAGTTTCTTAGCATTCAGTGGCCTTGGAAGAAGCTCAGAAATGTTATTAAATCCTCGCTCTTTGCAGTTGACAGTCAAGCCAAGGTCATTGATGTGCAAATTACAGGTACACCCAGTAGGGCATATAATGGGAATGGGTGGTCTGGTCTGGTAAGGAGCAATGGGAGGTTGGTTTGGACCAGGGTATAAAGCTTGGGATGTGGAGGGTGGCCTTGGTGTTCGAGATTGTTTGGTGGGTTTGGGCTGTTTATTTGAGGACTTGTATTCAACAGAAGAAGCAGTAAAATGGACAGAGGACAGCATTGAGGAAGGCTTAGTTGGCC
This Phocoena sinus isolate mPhoSin1 chromosome 4, mPhoSin1.pri, whole genome shotgun sequence DNA region includes the following protein-coding sequences:
- the SLITRK3 gene encoding SLIT and NTRK-like protein 3 — protein: MKPSIAELLHRGRMLWIILLSTIALGWTTPIPLIEDSEEIDEPCFDPCYCEVKESLFHIHCDSKGFTNISQIAEFWSRPFKLYLQRNSMRKLYTNSFLHLNNAVSINLGNNALQDIQTGAFNGLKILKRLYLHENKLDIFRNDTFLGLESLEYLQADYNVIKRIESGAFRNLSKLRVLILNDNLIPMLPTNLFKAVSLTHLDLRGNRLKVLFYRGMLDHIGRSLMELQLEENPWNCTCEIVQLKSWLERIPYTALVGDITCETPFHFHGKDLREIRKTELCPLLSDSEVEASLGIPHLSSSKENAWPTKPSSMLSSVHFTASSVEYKSSNKQPKPTKQSRTPRPPSTSQALYPGPNQPPIAPYQTRPPIPIICPTGCTCNLHINDLGLTVNCKERGFNNISELLPRPLNAKKLYLSSNLIQKIYRSDFWNFSSLDLLHLGNNRISYVQDGAFINLPNLKSLFLNGNDIEKLTPGMFRGLQSLHYLYFEFNVIREIQPAAFSLMPNLKLLFLNNNLLRTLPTDAFAGTSLARLNLRKNYFLYLPVAGVLEHLNAIVQIDLNENPWDCTCDLVPFKQWIETISSVSVVGDVLCRSPENLTHRDVRTIELEVLCPEMLHIAPAGATPAQPGDSHLAGGPTSASPYEFSPPGGPVPLSVLILSLLVLFFSAVFVAAGLFAFVLRRRRKKLPFRSKRQEGVDLTGIQMQCHRLFEDGGGGGGGSGGGGRPAISSPEKAPPVGHVYEYIPHPVTQMCNNPIYKPREEEEVAVSSVQETGRAERGAPGTQPPGMGEVLLGSEQFAETPKENHSNYRTLLEKEKEWALAVSSSQLNTIVTMNHHHPQTHHPATGGVSGVAAGTGGDLAGFRHHEKNGGVVLFPPGGGCGGGSTLLDRERPPPAPCTVGFVDCLYGTVPKLKELHVHPPGMQYPDLQQDARLKETLLFSAGKGFTDHQTQKSDYLELRAKLQTKPDYLEVLEKTTYRF